The window CGACAGCGGTCATGGCGATGCCGCCGAAGAGATACGGCAACAGGCCGCCGAAGAAGAGGCCGACCACGACATAGGGGTTGGAGAGCGCGAACTCCACCGGTCCGACACCCTGGAAGTAGGTGAAGGTCTCGGAATTGGCGGTGAAGTATTTCAGGTCCTCGGTGTAGGCCGCGAACAGCACCAGGGCGCCGAGGCCGGCAGAGCCGATGGCGTAGCCCTTGGTCACCGCCTTGGTGGTGTTGCCGACGGCGTCGAGCGCGTCGGTGGTGTTGCGCACCTCGCCCGGCAGGTCGGCCATTTCGGCAATGCCGCCGGCATTGTCGGTGACCGGGCCGAAGGCGTCGAGCGCGACGACCACGCCGGCCAGCGCCAGCATGGTGGTGACGGCGATGGCGATGCCGAAGAGGCCGGCAAGGTTAAAGGTGACGATGATGCCGGCGATGATCACCAGGGCCGGCAGCGCGGTCGCTTCCAGCGAGATGGCAAGACCCTGGATGACGTTGGTGCCATGGCCGGTGACCGAGGAGTTGGCGATCGACTGGACCGGGCGGTAGGGCGTGCCCGTGTAGTACTCGGTGATCCAGATGATCAGACCGGTGACGACGAGGCCGGCGATACCGCACAGATAGAGGTCGAGCGGGGTAAAGCTGGTGCCGTTGGCGATCGTCAGGGTGGCGTCCATGCCGCCGAAGACGTACCAGGTGACCGGATAGAGCACGACCAGCGACAGCACCGCGGTGGCGATGAAGCCCTTGTAGAGGGCGCCCATGATCGAGTTGTTCGAGCCGAGACGGACGAAGAACGTGCCGATGATGGAGGTCACCACGCAGGCGGCGCCGATGGCCAGCGGATAGAGCATGGCCTGGGCGGCGGTCTCGGTGCCGGCAAAGAAGATGGCGCCGAGCACCATGGTGGCGACGACGGTCACCGCATAGGTCTCGAACAGGTCGGCGGCCATGCCGGCGCAGTCGCCGACATTGTCGCCGACATTGTCGGCGATGGTGGCCGGGTTGCGCGGATCGTCTTCCGGGATGCCCGCTTCCACCTTGCCGACGAGGTCGCCGCCGACGTCCGCACCCTTGGTGAAGATGCCGCCGCCGAGACGGGCGAAGATGGAAATGAGCGAGGCGCCGAAGCCGAGGGCGACCAGCGAGTCGACGACCATGCGGTCGGCCCGGTCGAAGCCCATATACTCGGTCAGGACCAGATAGTAGACGGCAACGCCGAGCAGGGCGAGACCGGCAACCAGGAGGCCGGTGACCGCGCCCGCCTTGAAGGCGATGCCGAGGCCGGCGGCAAGGCTCTGGCTGGCCGCCTGGGCGGTGCGCACATTGGCGCGTACCGACACCAGCATGCCGATGAAGCCGGCCGCAGCCGACAGGATCGCGCCGACGGCAAAGCCGATCGCGGCAAACATGGAGAGCTGCCACCAGACGATGGCGAAGATCAATACGCCGACGATCGCGATCGTGGTGTACTGGCGAGCGAGATAGGCTTGGGCGCCCTCCTGGATGGCGCCGGCGATCTCCTGCATGCGCTTATTGCCGGCGTCGGAACCCATCACCGAAATGACGGCCCAGATGCCATAGGCAAGCGAGAGGAGGCCACACAAGACAACAAGATAAAGCGGATTCATCCCTGTTCCTTTATTGGCCAGTGGGGGCCGGACAGACGTGTCCCGGAACGTATGTGTCGGATGCCCGGCCCGACATGTGTGAAGCGGCGGGGAGACCCAAGAATTTTACCATTGAAGAT of the Rhodobium gokarnense genome contains:
- a CDS encoding sodium-translocating pyrophosphatase produces the protein MNPLYLVVLCGLLSLAYGIWAVISVMGSDAGNKRMQEIAGAIQEGAQAYLARQYTTIAIVGVLIFAIVWWQLSMFAAIGFAVGAILSAAAGFIGMLVSVRANVRTAQAASQSLAAGLGIAFKAGAVTGLLVAGLALLGVAVYYLVLTEYMGFDRADRMVVDSLVALGFGASLISIFARLGGGIFTKGADVGGDLVGKVEAGIPEDDPRNPATIADNVGDNVGDCAGMAADLFETYAVTVVATMVLGAIFFAGTETAAQAMLYPLAIGAACVVTSIIGTFFVRLGSNNSIMGALYKGFIATAVLSLVVLYPVTWYVFGGMDATLTIANGTSFTPLDLYLCGIAGLVVTGLIIWITEYYTGTPYRPVQSIANSSVTGHGTNVIQGLAISLEATALPALVIIAGIIVTFNLAGLFGIAIAVTTMLALAGVVVALDAFGPVTDNAGGIAEMADLPGEVRNTTDALDAVGNTTKAVTKGYAIGSAGLGALVLFAAYTEDLKYFTANSETFTYFQGVGPVEFALSNPYVVVGLFFGGLLPYLFGGIAMTAVGRAASAVVEEVRRQFREKPGIMEGKERPDYGRAVDMLTRAAIKEMIVPSLLPVLSPLVVYFLIYAIAGKNAAFSALGAMLLGVIVTGLFVAISMTAGGGAWDNAKKYIEDGNHGGKGSEAHKAAVTGDTVGDPYKDTAGPAVNPMIKITNIVALLLLAILAH